DNA sequence from the Treponema sp. OMZ 838 genome:
ACAGTCAAACGAATAGACACACTGCGGGCAGATATAGACAAAATAATAGCGGAGTTGGAAAGGTAGGTGAATATGGAAGGACAAAAAGGAGAAATCATACTTTATCAGCGTGAAGATGGTGCTGTACAAATAGATGTAAGAGTGGAAGATGAGACGGTGTGGCTAACACAAGAACAGATGGCTGCATTGTTTGGAAAGGGACGCAGTACTATAACAGAGCATATTTCTCATATTTTTGAAGAAGGCGAGTTGGATGAAAATGTGGTCTGTCGGAATTTCCGACAAACCACTCAACATGGAGCCATAGAAGAACGGGAGATGCGAATGGCGGATTTTGTAAGAGAACTGGACAACATACTGAGAACTACAGGGCGCAATGTGCTGGACAATGCAGGACAAATTTCACACGAACAAGCAAAGAAAAAAGCAATCGCAGAATATAAAAAATACAAAGCCAAGACTTTGAGCAATGTGGAAAAAGATTATTTAAACTCCATCACTATGTTGGAGCAAACAGCAAAAAAGGCAAATAGGAAGAAACAATGACGCACGAACCGAAATTATTCCCATATATAACCCGCCTCCTGCAAGGAGCTTCCGTGGAATGGAAACCGCTGGGGGAAGTTACCGAATATGAGCAGCCTACCGCGTATTTGGTAAAATCAACAAATTACAAGGATGCATATCCTACCCCTGTACTGACTGCAGGAAAGACATTTATTCTTGGGTATACCGATGAAACAGATGGTATCTATCAGGCTTCCTTGCATCCCGTTATTATTTTTGATGACTTTACCACTGCACATAAGTGGGTAGATTTTGATTTTAAGGCAAAATCATCGGCGATGAAAATGATCATATCAAAAGATGAATCACAAGTGTTATTACGGTATATTTATCATTGGTTGAATACCTTACCAAGCGAACTTGCAGAAGGAGATCACAAACGGCAATGGATAAGTAATTTCTCCAATAAAAAGATACCTCTCCCCCCGCTCCCTGTTCAGGAAGAAATTGTTCGTATTTTGGACAAGTTTACTACGCTGGAGGCGGAGCTGGAGGCGGAGCTGGAGGCGGAGCTGGAGGCGCGTAAAAAACAGTATGAGTATTACCGGGAGCAATTACTGTCATTTCCAAAACATGAGGTAACGGCATAATTATGGGAAAATCATTAGATAAAATAGCCGAAGAGTTAAAAAAGGGTAGCAAAAAAGTGCAGCTAATCTATGCCTTTAACGGTGTAGGTAAAACCCGATTGTCTCGTGTTTTCAAAGAGATGATTGCACCCAAACAAGAAGATGATGCAGTAGCAGTAGCAGTAGCAGAAGAAGAAGAAGAAACGAAGGCAACAAAGGTTATTTACTACAATGCTTTTACCGAAGATTTATTTTATTGGGATAATGATTTGGACGAAGATGTAAATAGAAAGTTGACGATACGACCTAATGATTTTACACATTGGATTCTTGAAGAAGAAGGACAGGGCAATAATATCATAGATCTTTTTCAGCATTATACAAGCGATAAATTAACCCCACGCTTTAGTGAGGATTATAGCGAGATAAGTTTTTCTATTGAGAGAGGGAATGAACAACGTATTGAAAACATAAAAATTTCGAGAGGTGAGGAAAGTTGCTTTATTTGGTGTGTATTTTACAGCCTGCTAAAAGAGGTTGTAGAAGTTCTGAGCATACCAGAACCCGAAAATCGCTCTACAAGTCAGTTTAATAGCTTAGAGTATATATTTATTGACGACCCGGTAAGTTCTTTGGATGAGAACCACTTAATAGAATTGGCAGCAAATATAGCTGAACTGATTAAAAACAGCACATCAGGATTAAAGTTTATTATAACAACCCATAATCCATTATTCTATAATGTGATTTATAATGAGCTTAACTTGAAAGAGGGCTATATGCTGGAAAGAAACGAAGACGGGACATTTGAACTTAAAGAGAAGAAGGGTGATTCCAATCAGAGCTTTTCCTATCATCTCTTTTTGAAGCAGACACTGGAAGAAGCTATAGAAGCAGGCAACATTCAAAAATATCACTTTACACTCCTTCGTAATCTCTATGAGAAAACTGCAAATTTCTTGGGCTATCCCCAATGGTCCGCCCTGTTACCGGATGATAAGCAGACCTATTATAATCGAATCATACAATTCAGCAGTCACTCTACATTATCGAATGAAGCTGTGGCAGAACCGACACCTGCCGAAAAACAGACTGTGAAATTCTTATTATCCCATCTTATTAAAAATAGATATTGGGAAAAGGAGATACCGCAATGACACAATACGGCACAATAGCAGAATTACCGAACTTTATCGTCCTTGATACATATACCAAAGATTCAATGGTGAGCGAACCCTCTGTAGGCTATCAGCCGGAAGCTGCTTTGGAACGGGAGCTGATCCAAGATTTACGCAACCAAGGCTACGAGTATCTTCCCAATATTACTACTCCCGATGCACTTCTTGCTCATACAAGGAAGCAGTTACAAGAGTTCAATAATACCGTTTTTGCCGATGCCGAATGGCAGCGGTTTCTGGATGAATATTTAGATAAACTGAGTGATACGATCATAGATAAAACACGGAAGATACACGATAATTATATCTATGACTTTGTGTTTGACGATGGGCATATCCAAAACATTTATCTGGTCGACAAACAGAATATCGCCCGCAATAAAGTGCAGGTGATCAATCAGTTTGAACAAACGGGTACACAAGCAAATCGATATGATGTAACTATTTTAGTGAATGGGCTGCCGCTAGTACAGATAGAACTGAAAAAACGGGGAGTTGCAATCCGCGAGGCATTTAATCAGGTGCACCGTTACAGTAAGGAAAGTTTTAATAGCGAAAGTTCCTTATATAAATACCTGCAAATGTTTATTATTTCCAACGGAACAGATACCCGCTATTTTGCCAATACGGTAAAGAGAGATAAAAACAGTTTTGATTTTACGATGAATTGGGCAAAATCTGACAATACGCTGATTAAAGACCTTAAAGATTTTACAGCGACCTTCTTTCAGAAAAATACACTGCTGCAAGTATTGCTCACCTATTCCGTGTTTGATACCAGCAATACCTTGCTCATTATGCGCCCGTATCAAATTGCTGCAACGGAACGTATCTTATGGAAAATAAAAAGTTCGTTTCAAGCAAAGAAATGGAGTACACCGGATGGCGGCGGCTATATTTGGCATACGACAGGTTCCGGTAAAACGCTTACGAGCTTTAAGACAGCCCGCCTTGCTACACAGCTTGAGTTTATCGATAAAGTATTTTTCGTTGTTGACCGGAAAGACTTGGACTATCAAACAATGAAGGAGTACCAGCGCTTTTCGCCGGATAGCGTAAACGGTTCGGAAAGCACCGCCGGGTTAAAACGGAATATTGAAAAAGACGATAATAAAATTATTGTAACGACTATCCAAAAACTGAACAATCTGATGAAAAGCGAAGGTGATTTACCCATTTACCAACAACAGGTTGTCTTTATCTTTGACGAATGCCACCGCTCTCAATTTGGTGAAGCGCAGGGTAACTTACAGGAAAAATTTAAGAAATATTATCAATTCGGATTTACCGGAACGCCCATTTTTTCGGAGAATGCATTAGATGAATCAAAGACTACGGAAAAGGTATTCGGTTGCCAGCTTCATGCGTATACCATCACCGATGCCATCCGAGATGAAAAAGTATTAAAATTCAAGGTTGACTATAACGATGTACGCCCCACGTTCAAAGCCTTGGAAACAGAGCAGGACGAAGCAAAAATCAGTGCTGCAGAAGAAAAGAAACTCTTGCTCCATCCCGACCGGATAAAAGAAATTGCTCAATATATCTTACGGAATTTTAGTATAAAGACTCATCGAATGCAGGGAAGCAGGATGGGCTTTAATGCCATGTTTGCAGTCAGCAGTGTTGAAGCTGCCAAACGCTATTATGAACAACTGAATCTCCTCCAGCAAGAAAGTGAAAAGCCGTTAAAAATAGCAACCATATTTTCTTATGCAGCGAACGAAGAACAGAATGCCGTTGGGGATATTCTTGAAGAAACGTTTGAAGTGTCTGCAATGGACTCCAGCGCCAAGGAGTTTTTGGCAAAAGCCATTCGCGACTATAATGAAATGTTTCAGACCAATTTCGGTGTAGACAGTAAGGAGTTTCAAAACTACTACCGCGATTTAGCAAAAAGAGTGAAGAGCAAAGAGATCGACCTTTTGATTGTGGTTGGAATGTTCCTTACCGGTTTTGATGCGCAAACGCTGAACACACTTTTTGTAGACAAGAACTTACGCTATCATGGTTTGATACAGGCATTCTCCCGTACCAATCGTATCTATGACGCAACCAAAACATTCGGCAATATCGTTACGTTTAGAGATTTGGAGCAAGCTACAATAAAGGCAATTACTCGCTTTGCTACTAAGGAGAATACGACGAATGTGGTGCTTGAAAAAAGTTACAAAGAATATATCGAAGGCTTCACCGATAGTGTAACCGGTGAAGTACGAAGGGGCTACGCTGCGGTTGTTCAGGAATTGAAAACACACTTTCCTCACCCTGATGCAATAACCACCGAAGCCGCCAAAAAAGCCTTTGTAAAGCTCTTCGGCGAATATCTGCGTATCGAAAATATCTTGCGCAATTATGATGAATTTACGCAGCTGAAAGCCCTGCAGTCCATTGATACAAAAGATAGCGCCGCTGTCAGTGCATTTAAAGACCGGTACTTTCTAACCGATGAAGCGTTTGCAGAAATACAAAAAATAGAAGTGCTGCCGGAACGGACTGTACAAGATTATTGCTCAACATATAATGACATCAGGGTCTGGTTCAGTTGCGCACGGACGGGCGCTGCCCCCGAAAATACAAAAATCGATTGGGATGATGTGGTTTTTGAAGTTGATTTGCTGAAATCGCAAGAGATTGACCTTGACTATATTCTAGCTCTTATTTTTGAACATAATAAGAAAACAAACGATAAAACAAAATTAGTAGATGATGTCCGCCGAATAATCAGATCCAGCATTGGAAACAGAGCCAAAGAAAGTTTAATTGTCGATTTTATCAACGAAACGGATTTTGAGCCGATTGAAGATAGGGCGGAAGTTATTCAGGCTTTCTTTATGTATGCTCAACAAAAGCAAAGGGAAGAAGCTGCTGCACTGATTGCCGCAGAAAAACTGAATGAAGAAGCTGCAAAACGGTACATACAAACTTCATTAAAACGCGAATATGCCAGCGAAAACGGCACGGATCTTAATACAGTATTACCTAAACTCAGCCCGCTCAATCCTGAGTATTTAACAAAAAAGCAAAAGGTCTTTCAAAAAATGGTTGCTTTTGTTGAAAAATTCAAAGGAGTTGGCGGAACAATTTGATGACGTGTTTGGAAAAGCAGAAACGGGTTATATAAATCGATATGCAGCAAGGAGGGAACTATGGGCGCTGACGGGATCGAACCGCCGACATTTTGGGTGTAAACCAAACGCTCGTACCAGCTGAGCTAAGCGCCCTAATAACAGAAGAGACTATATATAAACCTGATAAAAATGTCAACCCCTGGTACGATAGCGACATCGAAACTGTTACCACGAGCCGGAAGAACCGCCGCCGCCAAAGCGTCCACCGCCTCCGCTAAAACCGCCGCCAAAGCCCCCGCTGCCGAACCCTCCGCCGCGTCCCGAATAACCGCCTCTTCGTCCTGCCGAAAGGAATAGCAACGGCCAGAATAAACCGCCGGGCATAAAACGGGAACCGAGCAGAAAGATAATAATCAGGAAAATGACGAGCGGCAGCGGAATAGAATCGTCATCCTGCCGGTCGGCTTCTTTTACAGCCTCGCTTATGAGGCTTTCGTCTTGAAGTGCAAGCCCAGCAAGGTTTTTTACCCCTAAAAGAACACCTTTTCCGTATTCCTGTTGTTTAAAGTAAGGTGCGATGATTGAACGGATAATCCTGCTGCTTTGTGCATCGGTGATGCGATCTTCGAGGCCGTAGCCCACTTCGATACGCAGCTTGCGGTCTTGAGCGGCAATTATTAAGATAACGCCGCTGTCCTTGCCTTTTTGTCCGATCTGCCATTTTTCCGCAACGCGGATGGAATAATCTTCAAGACTTTCGCCTTCCAACGAAGGAATGGTCAGCACCGCTATCTGTAAATCGCTTTGGCGGTCAAGACTATATAAATACGCATTTAATTCCTGCGTTTCGCTTGCTGTAAATATATGTGCATAATCGTTGACCGGACCGTTCAGGGGCGGAACGTCAAGCGCAAACAGAAAGGCGCTTTGCACACAAAGATAGGCAATAATGATAAACCGGAAAGGATGTTTTGAAAATTTCATAGCGTCCCCTTTAGTTTTATGATGCGGTGGAGAAAAGGCGTGTAAGACATCGTTTGATCATAGAGAATGGGAAGCCTTTCCGTTGAAGTGCGCTATAGAGTTTTTGGTCGGTATAGCCTTTACGGATAAGACTGCGCGCTGCTCCTTCGCATACTTCTGCTTCGTCAATCTCTGCAAAAAAATCATTGAGCGCTTGCTTTGCCGTGTCTGCAGCGATTCCGCGTTTACGCAGTTCCGAAAAGAGACGCGCATGCCCCTCTTTTTTTGAAAGGCTCCTCGTATGTAAATATGCACCGGCAAAGCGGGAATCGTCAAGCGTACCTTCGTCACGTAAATAATCCAATGCAGGCTGATATTCGTTTTTTATATAGCCTTTTTTTTGCAATTTGACTGTTAGTTGATAAGAAGAATGTTCGGCACGATTAAGATAGGCGGCAGCTTGTTTTTCAGCTAAGAAACGCCGGCCTGCTTGATAGAGATGTTCTGTTTGGGATTCTGTAAGGGTGAGCGGAAGGTTATCTATCGCAAGCGGTTCATCAAAGTAACAAAACCGGCTTACGATAGAAACATCCCCGGAGAGTACCAGTTTGACAGTATCCGAGGATGTATACTCCACCGCAATAAGGGTAGGATTAACGCTTGCTGAACTGGAAGCGTCGGCGAGCACCGCGTTGGCCATACTTTTTGCGTTCAACCATTCTGGAATCGCGAGTTAATAAGCCATTCGCTTTAAGTGAGCTGTGGTTAGAGGCATCTACCTGTGCAAGCGCACGGGCAATACCGTGTGAACAAGCGCCTGCCTGTCCGTTTAGACCGCCGCCGTATACGGTAATGATGATATCATAGCGGGTATCGCTGCCGGTAACAAACAAAGGCCGTTTTGCCATTTGAACCTGCTCGGGAGTGGCAAAGTAGTCGTCCATATTCTTATTGTTGACGGTTACCGAACCTTTCCCTTCGCGGATATAAACCCGTGCTACCGAGGTCTTTCTTCGTCCTGTTCCTATTCCGATATTTTTCACAACCATTTCTCCTAAAATTATAACGCTACCGCAACAGGATTTTGTGCCGCATGCGGATGTTCGCTACCTGCATAAATTTTCACATTTTTAAGCAGTTTACGCCCGAGCGGGCCTTTGGGCAGCATACCTTTTACCGCAATATACAGCGGTTCGGTCGGCTTTTTCCCGATAAGGGTATTAAAATTGACGGACTTAAGTCCTCCGGGAAAACCTGTGTGATGGTGATACATCTTATCCTTGTCTTTATTCCCCGTAACGGCAACCTTATCGGCGTTAATAACGATAATATAATCGCCCGATTCCTGATGGGGTGCATAGAGAGCCTTGTGCTTTCCTCGAGCCATTGCAGCAACTTTTGCAGCAACCCGTCCGAGCGGCTTTCCTGCAGCGTCGATAACATACCAGCTCCGCGGTATTTCACGCTCTTTATAAAAAATTGTCTTCATCTTTTGTGTACCTTATATATTTTTATTGCAGATAATGTGGGTAAAACACTATATCAAAAAAGCGGCTATGCAGTCAACCCGCAGAACTTTATTCGTTTTTATTTTCTCCAACTTTCATCGCTGCTTCTTCTTTTCTCGCATCCTGCTTGTCTTTGATATCCGCAATACCGATGAACACAGCAATTAATCCGACAAAGGCTGTGAAAATCGGTAAGCCGCCGCGCAAAAAGAGTAGAATATCTTTTCCCCAGCCGAGTCCGAAACCGGCAGTCTCCGGCGGAAGCGCTGCAAAGACTGTAAAGAGAATCATTGCTGCCCCAATAATAAGCGCAATCATACCAACCTCCTATTAAAGAATGACCCGTACACGATTCGAACGTGCGACCTGTTGCTTAGGAGGCAACCGCTCTATCCACCTGAGCTAACGGATCAAAAGATTATGCTGCCTATATCGGCATATCAGCTATGCTTCTTAAACAGCCTGTATCTTAGTGAGTATAAAAAAAAAACGGCCTTTTACAAGCCCTCGTGTTGTTCCTTTTTAAAGTATAAGAAACCTCTCAAAATCTAAGCGATTTTTTAGAGATGCTTTATCGGTCTTTTCTCCGAAAATTGACATTTCAGGCGAATCGCTGTACATTGATACAATGATTGCAGATAAAATAATTAAAGCCGTTTTCGGTTCACAGCACGAACGGGACATTAAAGCATTGCTGCCCGTTCTTCATCAGATAAATGAAAAAGAATCATGGGCGCTTGCTCTTGCCCCGGAAGATTTTAAGCAAAAAACAGCCGAGTTTAAGGAGCGGTTTGCAAAAGGCGAATCGCTCGATGCCTTTATCCCGGAAGCCTTTGCGCTTGCACGGGAGGCGGCGCGGCGTATTTTGCATGAGCGTATGTACGATGTGCAGCTCTTAGGTTCGCTGGTACTCCATTCGGGGCGCATCGTAGAAATGAAGACCGGTGAAGGTAAGACCCTGATGAGCATCGCAGCGTCATACCTCAACAGCCTTTCAGGGAAGGGTGTCCATATCGTAACCGTCAACGACTACCTTGCAGAACGCGACGCCGATTGGATGCGTCCCGTCTACACATACCTCGGTGTCAGTGTTGGGGCAATCTTGTCAAACATGGACAACGCCGCGCGGAAAGCCGCCTACAATGCGGACATCACCTACGGTACCAATAACGAGTTCGGTTTTGACTATCTGCGCGACAATATGCAGCTTACAATGGAAGAAAAAGTGCAGCGCGGCTTTTCGTTCGCGGTTGTGGACGAAATAGACTCCATCCTTATCGACGAGGCGCGTACCCCGCTCATCATTTCCGGTTCCGCCGAGGACGACACCAAGCGGTATTTCGATGTCGATAAGCTCGTCGATCAGCTTGAAGAAGTCAAAAAGAATCCCGAAACGGGCGAATATCCCAACGAGCTTGAAGGCGAAGAGATTGTCGGCGACTACACGATTGACGAAAAGAGCCGCCGCGTGTCCTTTACCGACTCCGGTATGTTGCACATTCAGGACATTCTGCAAAAACAGGGCTTGATCAACGGAAGCCTCTTTGAAGAAGAAAACTTTGAATACATCCACTACTTTACGCAGGCGGTGCGCGCGCACATCCTCTATCACATCGATGTCGATTATGTCGTAAAAGAGGGGCAGGTGCAGATTGTCGATGAGTTCACCGGCCGTATCCTCGAAGGACGCCGCTATTCGGACGGTTTGCATCAGGCTATCGAAGCGAAGGAGCATATCCGCATTGCCCAGCGCAACCGCACGATGGCGACTATCACTTTTCAGAACTTCTTCCGTATGTACGACAAGCTGTCCGGTATGACCGGTACGGCAGATACCGAAGCGGTTGAATTCAACAAGATTTATTCGCTTGATGTTGTGGTTATCCCGACCAACCTGCCGGTAATCCGCAAGGACGAACACGATGTGGTCTACCTGAACGAAGCGGAAAAATGGGAGGCGCTCTGTAACGAAATTGCCGAAGCGCATAAACGCGGACAGCCGGTACTGGTCGGTACGGTGTCTATCGAAAAGTCCGAAAAGCTTTCGGCGCTGCTCACCCGGAAAGGGGTTCGGCACGAGGTATTGAACGCCAAAAACCACGCACGGGAAGCGCTCATCATCGCGGAAGCGGGCGCGAAAGGCTCGGTTACGATTGCAACCAATATGGCAGGACGCGGTACCGACATTAAGCTCGGCGGCAGCCCCGAATTTAGGGCACGCAGGCGGGCAGGAACCGAAGCCGAGCCGGAAGTGTATCAAAAAATATACGAAGAAGAATACAAGAAGTGGCAGGAAGACTACAAGGAAGTCAAATCGCTCGGCGGATTGTATGTTATCGGTACCGAACGGCATGAAAGCCGCCGTATCGACAATCAGCTGCGCGGTCGTTCCGGACGGCAGGGCGATCCGGGGCGTTCAAAATTCTTCCTCTCCCTCGATGATGATTTGATGCGTCTGTTCGGCGGCGAAAACCTCAAGCGGGTGATGGCAAAGGTCGGTATGGAACCCGGCGAGCCGATTGAGCATCCGTGGCTCAACAAGAGTATCGAAAAGGCGCAAACCAAGGTTGAAGAGCGCAACTTCGATATCCGTAAGCACCTCCTTGAATACGACGATGTGCTGAACGAACAGCGCGGCTTTATCTATGAACAGCGCGATAAGATTTTGCAGGACGAGAATCTTGTTGAGCGCATTTATGCCACGGTAGAAGAATACCTTGATGATGCATTCGAGCAGTTCAAGCACGGTTCCCGCAAGGAAAAACCGGAAGAGCTCAAGGAACTGCAAGCAAATCTCAAGGCAAAGTTCGGCTACATCTTCAGTGATGAGGACACAAAGCTGGCTCAAACTGGTGATACCGCCGCACTGCAGCAGAAAATCTACACCGCGCTCAAAGCAAATATCGAAGAAAAAATGGCGCTCGCCGGCAATGAAAACCTCAATATGTTTATCCGCTATCAGTATTTACAGGCGATAGACCGTAAATGGCTCGATCACTTGGAAAATCTGGAAGCCCTGCGCGAAGCTGTCTACCTCCGCTCTTACGGTCAGAAAAACCCGCTCACGGAATACAAGCTTGAAGGTTTCGACATCTTCTACGCGATGCTCGACGAAATCCGCTTCTCCATTGCCTCCTTACTGGTATTGGTACGGATCAGTACCGACGAACCCGCTTCGCGTACACCCAACCGCCGCATTCCGCAAGGCTCCGCGCACCACAGCTCCATGGGTTCCTTCCATCAGAGCAGCTCCCCGATGAGTTCCAGCAGCAAGCCGGAAAACGTCCAAGTAGTACGCACCGCGCCTAAAGTCGGCAGAAACGATCCGTGCCCCTGCGGCTCCGGCAAAAAATACAAGCACTGCTGCGGAAGGTAAAACGGCATAACGCCGAATCTGTATGATATGACCGGGACACTCTTTGGGGTGTTCCCGTTGCAATTTTGTCCCTCTCCTGATTATTTTGAGGCAGCTTTTCCGGCACACCTGCAAAGCCGCCTTTTTGCTCTTTGTGTTCATAAATTATTCATAAATACATGCGATTCTATTCAGTAACAAGTTTGATATTTCCTCGAACTTGTTATCAGATACTGTACAGAGATGTGCAGTGCCCTATAGAAGGCAGTCCGCGGTCTTGGCGTCAGTGCCCTATCGACAGGATGTGATTTGTCTTAGCTTGTTTAGTGAGGATAGGCCTAATCTGCCTGTTGATGCTGTGTTCCGGTGGGCATTTATAGTAGAAAGATGTCATTGGTTTAATCCGCGATAGTTTAGATTGCAAATGGGGTGTTCGTATGATATTATGAGGAAGGGTCGAAAAGGTGTTATGTGGACGGGTTACTGGCCTGCTTTTTTAGAAGGAAAAATGAAGAAAGTATTTTTTATAACATCTTCAATTTTATTATTTCTTTTTCTTGTATATAGATTTTTCTTTGTCGGATTAATGTATGATGCATATGAAAATAGTAATGCAGAATATGAAGATTCAAATGTCTATATAGATTCATCTTTTTTTCCAAGTTATGATTATGAAGGCTATAATATTTTTTTTGTTCATTATCGTAGACGATATTATTTTCAATTTAAAATACAAAGCAAATCTGGGAAAATTATAAAAGCTGAAATTCTTAATAATGAATTAATAAAAAATGGAAATTCTTCTTCTTTTATGGATTCAAGTAGTTGGACTCGAAATGGACGAGAAATGGTATTTATGGATATAACAGAAATATACCATTCAGTAATTACTTCAAAATACGACAGAAAAGATGAATACCTTGAATATTTCAAAGAATATAAGACTGTAAACTTCAAACATGAAGAATATCCAGAAACAGAAGATTATTGTATTTATTTCGAAATTCCGATTACTTACAAAAAAGATAATACAGTGGAAATTAATTTGGAAATTAATCTTATATTTGAAGATGGTCATGAAGAA
Encoded proteins:
- a CDS encoding YgcG family protein, which gives rise to MKFSKHPFRFIIIAYLCVQSAFLFALDVPPLNGPVNDYAHIFTASETQELNAYLYSLDRQSDLQIAVLTIPSLEGESLEDYSIRVAEKWQIGQKGKDSGVILIIAAQDRKLRIEVGYGLEDRITDAQSSRIIRSIIAPYFKQQEYGKGVLLGVKNLAGLALQDESLISEAVKEADRQDDDSIPLPLVIFLIIIFLLGSRFMPGGLFWPLLFLSAGRRGGYSGRGGGFGSGGFGGGFSGGGGRFGGGGSSGSW
- the rhuM gene encoding RhuM family protein, coding for MEGQKGEIILYQREDGAVQIDVRVEDETVWLTQEQMAALFGKGRSTITEHISHIFEEGELDENVVCRNFRQTTQHGAIEEREMRMADFVRELDNILRTTGRNVLDNAGQISHEQAKKKAIAEYKKYKAKTLSNVEKDYLNSITMLEQTAKKANRKKQ
- a CDS encoding restriction endonuclease subunit S, whose product is MTHEPKLFPYITRLLQGASVEWKPLGEVTEYEQPTAYLVKSTNYKDAYPTPVLTAGKTFILGYTDETDGIYQASLHPVIIFDDFTTAHKWVDFDFKAKSSAMKMIISKDESQVLLRYIYHWLNTLPSELAEGDHKRQWISNFSNKKIPLPPLPVQEEIVRILDKFTTLEAELEAELEAELEARKKQYEYYREQLLSFPKHEVTA
- a CDS encoding type I restriction endonuclease subunit R; amino-acid sequence: MTQYGTIAELPNFIVLDTYTKDSMVSEPSVGYQPEAALERELIQDLRNQGYEYLPNITTPDALLAHTRKQLQEFNNTVFADAEWQRFLDEYLDKLSDTIIDKTRKIHDNYIYDFVFDDGHIQNIYLVDKQNIARNKVQVINQFEQTGTQANRYDVTILVNGLPLVQIELKKRGVAIREAFNQVHRYSKESFNSESSLYKYLQMFIISNGTDTRYFANTVKRDKNSFDFTMNWAKSDNTLIKDLKDFTATFFQKNTLLQVLLTYSVFDTSNTLLIMRPYQIAATERILWKIKSSFQAKKWSTPDGGGYIWHTTGSGKTLTSFKTARLATQLEFIDKVFFVVDRKDLDYQTMKEYQRFSPDSVNGSESTAGLKRNIEKDDNKIIVTTIQKLNNLMKSEGDLPIYQQQVVFIFDECHRSQFGEAQGNLQEKFKKYYQFGFTGTPIFSENALDESKTTEKVFGCQLHAYTITDAIRDEKVLKFKVDYNDVRPTFKALETEQDEAKISAAEEKKLLLHPDRIKEIAQYILRNFSIKTHRMQGSRMGFNAMFAVSSVEAAKRYYEQLNLLQQESEKPLKIATIFSYAANEEQNAVGDILEETFEVSAMDSSAKEFLAKAIRDYNEMFQTNFGVDSKEFQNYYRDLAKRVKSKEIDLLIVVGMFLTGFDAQTLNTLFVDKNLRYHGLIQAFSRTNRIYDATKTFGNIVTFRDLEQATIKAITRFATKENTTNVVLEKSYKEYIEGFTDSVTGEVRRGYAAVVQELKTHFPHPDAITTEAAKKAFVKLFGEYLRIENILRNYDEFTQLKALQSIDTKDSAAVSAFKDRYFLTDEAFAEIQKIEVLPERTVQDYCSTYNDIRVWFSCARTGAAPENTKIDWDDVVFEVDLLKSQEIDLDYILALIFEHNKKTNDKTKLVDDVRRIIRSSIGNRAKESLIVDFINETDFEPIEDRAEVIQAFFMYAQQKQREEAAALIAAEKLNEEAAKRYIQTSLKREYASENGTDLNTVLPKLSPLNPEYLTKKQKVFQKMVAFVEKFKGVGGTI
- a CDS encoding regulatory protein RecX, encoding MANAVLADASSSASVNPTLIAVEYTSSDTVKLVLSGDVSIVSRFCYFDEPLAIDNLPLTLTESQTEHLYQAGRRFLAEKQAAAYLNRAEHSSYQLTVKLQKKGYIKNEYQPALDYLRDEGTLDDSRFAGAYLHTRSLSKKEGHARLFSELRKRGIAADTAKQALNDFFAEIDEAEVCEGAARSLIRKGYTDQKLYSALQRKGFPFSMIKRCLTRLFSTAS
- the rpsI gene encoding 30S ribosomal protein S9, producing the protein MKNIGIGTGRRKTSVARVYIREGKGSVTVNNKNMDDYFATPEQVQMAKRPLFVTGSDTRYDIIITVYGGGLNGQAGACSHGIARALAQVDASNHSSLKANGLLTRDSRMVERKKYGQRGARRRFQFSKR
- the rplM gene encoding 50S ribosomal protein L13; this encodes MKTIFYKEREIPRSWYVIDAAGKPLGRVAAKVAAMARGKHKALYAPHQESGDYIIVINADKVAVTGNKDKDKMYHHHTGFPGGLKSVNFNTLIGKKPTEPLYIAVKGMLPKGPLGRKLLKNVKIYAGSEHPHAAQNPVAVAL
- a CDS encoding AAA family ATPase, which encodes MGKSLDKIAEELKKGSKKVQLIYAFNGVGKTRLSRVFKEMIAPKQEDDAVAVAVAEEEEETKATKVIYYNAFTEDLFYWDNDLDEDVNRKLTIRPNDFTHWILEEEGQGNNIIDLFQHYTSDKLTPRFSEDYSEISFSIERGNEQRIENIKISRGEESCFIWCVFYSLLKEVVEVLSIPEPENRSTSQFNSLEYIFIDDPVSSLDENHLIELAANIAELIKNSTSGLKFIITTHNPLFYNVIYNELNLKEGYMLERNEDGTFELKEKKGDSNQSFSYHLFLKQTLEEAIEAGNIQKYHFTLLRNLYEKTANFLGYPQWSALLPDDKQTYYNRIIQFSSHSTLSNEAVAEPTPAEKQTVKFLLSHLIKNRYWEKEIPQ